A stretch of DNA from Pogoniulus pusillus isolate bPogPus1 chromosome 8, bPogPus1.pri, whole genome shotgun sequence:
GGTCTTTGTCATAGATGTAGCTTCCCACAGCTCCAGTGTTGACACCTGCATGGTCGAAGACACAGGAGAGTGAGGGTATGAGAGGGTAAGTATCATGCTCCAGGAAGATGTCCCCTCTGGGTGGTGGCATGAGCATTGAGAGAGGCAGTCCAGGTGAGGCTCATGCCCCTGGGCCAGCTTCCCACCCACACTCCCCTAGGCACTCACCCTTTGGCCCAAAGAGGATCCCGTAGCAGGGCTTGTGGCAGTAGGGCTGTCCATcatgctgtgcagggcagagaagCATGTCAGCCAGAGTGGAGGCCCAGGGCAAGGCCAGTCCCCAGGACACATTCCTCTGGTCTGGgcacctctcctgctctgctcgtCCCCTGCAGcaactgcagcccagcacccccagccctgccccagaccacaggagctgctgctgccagccttgccCTCTGGCAAAGGCAGGTGCTGTCAGCATGGCTCAGCCATGACCCGCAGGCACTCGgcatgggcagcccagggctcTAAGGGCTGGGGCATCCTTACCTCGGCATGGCCCCCTGGGGTCAGTGTCTTGCTGCAGCGCTCGCAGCGTAGGCAGGGACGGTGCCAGTCCTTCCCCAGCGAAGTCACCTTCTCAGCTAGAGCAAAGACAAGCCCGGAGGGTCACAATGGCAGAGGAGTACATCTCGTGGGGACATCACCTCTGCATACCAAACCCTGAGGCAGCCCTGTGCACCCCTGCCTCCTTatctctcccacccctctgctgcCTTGTAGGTGTGAGGTCAGCTGAGGACAGCCATTAAGCTCACACCATCCACCTGGGAGGTGACAGCAGGGGACACGATGAATCCCTGCACCCAGGGGATTCATGCTCTGCAGGTTCCACAGGAGCTCTGTGCCCCCAACCCCATCTCTAAGACAAACcccactcccagcccctctgcatgcCCCAGGGTTCCTGTGCCAGCTCAGGGCATGCACCCACTGCCCACTTGGCACCTTACCAAAGTAGACTCTCTTGCCACAGCGTGGGCACatgttgggctccccagtgaaggtggtgacgCTGGAGGCTGTAAGAAGAGAGAGCATAGAAATGAGAAGGGGAAAGACAACTTAGCCAGGAGACCAGAGTGCAGAGGaccccacacacaccctgcACCTCATGCCACTGCCAAACACAGAGGCTCTGGATGACAGCAGAGGGCCAGCCTgcctgtcctgccctgcccctcacCTTTGCTGGGTCCCTTGGGAGGCGCAGCATTCACCTTCCTTTCCTCCACCTTCACTGGGTGCTCGATGGGTCCTGGAGCAGTCTGCCCCTCGATCTGCGGCTTGTCATAGATGTAGGAGCCAGCACCACCGATGTTCACCCCTGCAGAGGGGCAAACAGAGGCCTGGGAGCACTTGgggtctccatcctcctcctaGACCTCTGTCccacctgcccctgccccattGAGCAGCAGGGCTACTACCGGCACCACTGCACCTTGGCCCTGGCTTGTTTTCTCCTGGCCCAAGCTTTCTCCAGCTGGGACAGGAGAATGACTCCACCTTCTGTTTGAATGGGAAATTGTCGTctaaatattaatttttttaaaaaaaagaagacagttcacaggctcacaggatgttaggggttggaagggacccaaggagatcatccagtccaaccccctgccaaagaaggacaatactatctgacatagaccacagaggaacacatccagacaggccttgaaagtctccagagaaggagactccacaacctccctgggaagcctgttccagtgccctgtgacccttacagtaaagaagttcctccttgtgttcaggtggaacctctttttgctgcaatttacacccattgctccttgtcctatcccagggaagagtgagcagagccttccccacccctcctggcagcattcagatacttatgaacatttatcaaagcccctctaagtcttctccagactaagcagccccaggtccctcagcctctcctcatcagccatgccctcctgtcccctaatcaccctcctagccctctgctggaccctctccagcagatcccagtccctcttaaactggggagcccaaaagtgaacacagtattcaagatgaggtcacaccagggcagagtagagggggaggagaacctcccttgatctgctggacacactcctcctaatacagcccaggatcccattggccttcttggccacaagggcacattgctgtgccatgggtaacttgttagccaccagcacccccaagcccctctccacagggctgctttccggcagatcacctcccagcctgtactggtgcagtctGTTACTCCTCCCCGGCTGTCAGGGCAGATCCGTGCCTCCAGCAGCTGTCCACAAGGGGACGCTGGCTGGATGCTCAGCTCACGCAAGCCGGGCTCCTGCTGCGTGCTTTCGGggccacagctccctgccagcggggaggaggaggcatggCCTCTCGGAGCCTGGGGCACGGCTGCACAGGCACGGGGAGAGCACCGACGTACCTTTGGGGCCGAAGAGCGTGGCATAGCAGGGCTTGTGGCAGAAGGGCTTCCCATCGTgctggggagagaaggaggtgtTAAGGTGTTGTGCGGCAGCCGTAGCTCCCTTGGGATGGCTTCCATCGCCCCCAGTGTTCAGAGATCGCTGAGGAGTGTGCCTACACTCCAAACTGCGCTCAGCCCGTGGGTctgccagccacagcccagcccaacccaaACACGCGAGGATGCTGCCTGCATCCGGCGCTCCGTCCGTGCCGCGGGGCTGCGTGCCGCGGGGCTGCGTGCCGCGGGGCTGTGTGCCGTGGGGCTGCGCACCAgcgctctgcagcagctcagcggCACCGCCGAGCCCCAGCCCCGTGCTGTGCCACCCTGACTGCCATTAGGCACCAAGAGCCTCACGGCTTCCACTGCGCTTTGCCTCCCCCCTTGCCTTGGCCTGCGATCAGAGGCCCCCGCGTGGgcgctgctcccagcccagctgctatCACTCCGCTATCGGCCCCGGGCGATTACCGCAGGAAGGCACAAAGCTGGTGATAAGCCCCAGAGCTCCCCACAGCCGTTTCTCATGGACCAGTGTGATCTAAGtccaagagaaaagaaagagcgattgtggcaggggcaggggggcagcGGGGCTGCCACGCACGCCATCTGCCATGGAACCCCCCCGGAGCCCCCGCACCGTGGCACAAGCCCACCCCATTGCCTGGTCAGCTCCGTTCAGCATCTCAGCCCTGCTTCATGCCCCTcgctcctgctctccctctcctctgagctcagcttgcccaaaccgggcagggcagtggctgagcagcagcagtgtcccttcccttgccttcccgAGCTGAAGGAGAGGGCCGGGAGTGACTGGGGGCAAggctggggcagtgagcaggcagcaggctggcagcaggcagctgcagagcgtTGCAAGGCATAAATATCAGTGTGCTCGCAGCGTTACCATGCcggaggggagggagggtaAACATTTAGCTGGTCTCCCCGCGACACCTTTCCAACCCGGCCAGACGCCCTGGCttgaaaggagggagaaaaagcagGGAAGGGCCAACTCCTGCCACCAGAGCAGTCGGTGGGGGGTTGGCTGCCATCTCCCCTGGGAGCAGAATCCAGCCTTATATGGAGAAGCAGCAAATCCCCCGTGCTTAAAGCCTGAAGAGCACATCCACAGATGCAGCCCCATCCTTCACAGCAGGACCAGCCCCACTTCCCCACAGGCTGGTGGAAAGCAGCACGGCTGTCCCTGCCacctgctccccagctgctctgcttgctAAAACCGTGCTAAAGAGCTGGTGACACGCTGGCATGACAGGCACTGCGCATGCCACCctggggcactgggtggcatgCTGAGGCATCACACAAGAAAAACACAGTTGTTCCCAAGCCTGAGCACCTgccactgctggcacagccctctCATGCTCCCAAGTGATGGGCAGCCACGGTGGCATCACACTCCAGCACACGCCCCAGAGCTGAGCTAGCATCACTATGGCAACCCACACGTTCACAGATTTATGTGTTTTTAACCACACTCCAGTGCAGGCTCTTGGCACCCACACACCTTTGAAGCCAGTGCCGTGCCCATATAAGCCTGCCTGGTGCACAGACCTGCTTCCAGTGCTTGCTGGGACATGCTGAGCCCTGTCGCAGGCAGTCTGGTAGCCTATACTGGGGTGGCACGGCTAGAGCACCAACACGTAGTGCCAGCACCACTCAGTGGCTTGCCCAGGACTGTGCACAAGAGCTCTTGAGTACCAGGGGTTGCAGCGGCAGCAGCATCTGAAGCCACAGTGTGTGCTCCTGGGTTTGCATGCTGCAGGGACAGCCCATCTGCACAGCACTGGGTACCTGCCacgatccagttcctgggactCCCTGTCTCTGGGGTGCTGGAGAGCCCAGCAGGTCACCTCTGCATGGCAGTTCAGGTTCCCCAACCAGtccaccccagcagctcttaCCTCAGCATGCCCACCCGGGGTCAGGGTCTTGTTGCAGCGCTCACACTTCAGGCAGAATTTGTGCCAGTCCTTGCCCAAGGAGGACACCTTCTCAGCTGCAGGGAACACAAGAGGGGGTGAGTGCTCAGCACCTGCTAAAGCTCCTGGGGAggcccagctctgggctacaCTTGAGAGGGCTGCTCATCAGAGTGAAATGTAAATCAACCGCACTGCAGGGACCAATCTGTTTCAGCCTACAGGGTCCCTGGGGCCATTCAAGCCATAAGCCCAATCCCCCCCACCAGCCTCTGATCCccctcagtgccagctctgccatcacACAGATGCCCTTTCCCACACGCCAGTCCAGCAACAGTAGCATTTTCCCTTCTACTCCCTGCAACTAATTTTACCTACCACGTTACCCAGCATGACCCTGCTCCCATTCAAATATTTGGTGTTACCATGCCCACCCCACCCATTTAGTCATGCCTCCCCCACGCAcacccagcctccctgggaagcctcgGCTGCACTCCCAGGCCTCAGCCGGAGctgccccagtgctgctcccagcacaccctcctgcctccagctgtgaggacaggataGCAGACAGCCTCCAGTGTCACCAACAACGGATGCCTGGCCCTGGAAAACGTTAATCTCTTGTCCATGCAGGTGCAGTCcccttgccccagcccaggcacaATATGAAGACAGCTACACAGACAACATCCCTGCGTTGCCCTGGAGTGCCATGAAGCTGTGGAGCAACTCACTGCCAGCACCAAAGAGTTTCAAAGCATCAGTGGGCAAATTCAGGGCAGGAAAAGGCTTTGAGACTGGTTACACAAATGCATCCAAGTGTAACGTCTCCAGGAACACCCCAGGAGGTAGAATGGGCTGCCAGTTCTCATCCTGCACCCCAGCCTCACACCATCCCGGCTCCTTCCCAGCTCCATGCCCCACACTGATTCCCATTTGCCCTCCCTCTCACCCACACATGTGTAGAGACAGCTGTAAAACAGTGTGACCACCTTAAAGCCACCGTAAAACTGAATTTGAAGAgccaaataaaatatttaaCGAGCAAATAAAAGTGCAACTGGAGCCCTGTCCTGCTCTACAAGCAGACCTTCTCCACAATGGTGCATTTCCCAGccctttttcccctctgagCACCTCAATATATGTCACCTGTTTGCACCAGGTCAAGATGGGGGTCAAGAGCTCCCCAAAGGCAGGTGCTGGCTTCTAGAGCCACCCTCTCAAGGCAAACAGCTGCATCCGGGACATGTTGTAGGGCCAAGTAATTGAAACCACTGTAAACACCACACTTCACATCAGTCCTGGTGCAAAGTGAGGTGCCCGGTGTCAGAGGGGAGAGGCAGAGCCATTGCACCAGGATGCAGGGGATGGTCCCAAGAGTATGCTCCAGCAAGAATATGGAGGTGGGCTTGAGGGACCAGCATTAACTGGAAGCAGCTCTGAACTGACCTCCTGGTGATGCTATGCATAAGTCCAGACTGTTGGATCTAagtgcagaaagcagaggacAGCAGGGTGAAAGGATATCCCACCACAGCCAGGGGTCCGTGCCTGCCTGCTCAAAGCTGCCagggcaaatcatagaatggtttggctggaAGGAACATTAAGATCATTtatttccagcctctctgccatggacagggacatcttccactagattaGATTGCCctaagccccttccaacctggtcttgactGCTTCCATGGAGGAACCACTCATAACCCCtctgggagcctgctccagtgtctcacccctcTCATGGTAacgaatttcttcctaacatctaatcacaacctcccctctgtcagtttgaGGCCGTTACCCCACAACCTATCACTACGCTGCCTgataaagagtccctccccagctttcctgtaagcTCTCTTTCAGTACCGGAAGGTGCTacaaggtctctccagagctttCTCGTCTCCAGACGGGGCTCAGGAGAGTTTgtgtctccacagcctctggcagcaggcagctcacagGAAAGGGGCCAAGGCCAGACcttgccttcctcttcctctgcagccctcagctgcccctggagacagagccccagctccagagcacacagcccccagtccctgcagcactcTCCAGACACAACAGGGACACAGATATTCCAGTGCCCACCGTGGCAGGAGCCCTGCCCCGCTCGCCTTTCCCGGCAGGAATGGGTGCCTCCCCAGGCGAGCAGGGAGGGAAGCGGAGCGTGATGGGCTGAAAGCTGAGCCAGAGGCTCGGGGCCAAAGAGCCGCTCAGCTTTGTCACGGCGGATGcacagccaggccaggctgtgcttcgACTGCGCCACCCTCGGCTCCCCGCCGCTGCCCCGGCTCTGCGGTGTCGTGGCCCTGGGTCCAAAGTGAGGAGGAATCTCCGGGCGGATGTTTTCCAAAGGCCGTTGCAATGACAGATGGCCACAGCCCACACTAGCTCCTTCCTGCCCCCATGAGATGAGAGGCCCCTGCAGTGTCCCCCACTCCGTATCCCAGGCAGCTGTaaatccctgctgctccctgacaTGTGCACACACCACACGTCCCAACCCCCACGTCATGAGGCATCCCCAGGCCATGAAGAACAAGAGGAACCTGGCTGCTGGACAGGTCAGGAGGGAGGAGGTGGCCTagtgccctgtcctgctcccagggcatggggacaggctgggagctgcaggggctgtcCCTTGTCCAGGGGTGGAAATGTCAGCGAGAGGTTGGTCCGGcatcctctggctgcaggcggaggctcccaggggccgtGTCCGGAGCCGGCACAGCCGCGCAGCTTTCCATGCAGCATTGTTCACGctgagcagaggaagcagcttgGAGCCACCCCAGCCCATTTCCAGGGCAGTGGCACCTCGCCCATGGCCACACCGTCCCATAAATCACTGCAAGGGAAAGCACCAGGGCTCAGATTTCCTGTCACCCAGCCATAGCTGCTCCACCATTGCATCAGCTCCAGACTCCCATGTGGCAGAGacccctggagagcagccttcccctgctccaaacccctgaCTCTGGGGGAAAGCAGAGCTAGGGAAAATCCAAGGCCAGGACCAGTTTGTtccacacagcagctccaccccAGAGACAACATAGCTCATCACTTAATTACCCACCATGCCTGGAcaaggcagctggcacaggccaGAGGTGGGTGCATCTTTTTAGGATGGGAAGGGCACATCCCTCTCCCGAGtctcagtgccaggggctgcacTGAGCTGGCTCCAGGCCCTCACACAGGTATTTCCACAGACTGACATCAGTGCTGCTTCCAGCCAGAGGCTTATTCAGCAAAAACAACCATAGCGTCTCTAGGAAGAGCTGGGCTGTGCCCCATCTACCCCACCGCAGCCCTGGAAGCATAAAGAGAAGGGCTGACAAAGCCCAGTCTGGAGATGAAGATGCCAAATCCCCTCAAGGACCCAGCGACCATTATCCCTGGAGGAGAGGGATGCTATCAGACCAATTGCAGATGCacttcaaagcagcagcaggcacaaaggaATGAATGAGATGAGCAGAGGAAAAAGAGCCTGGTAAATAGCTGGAAACAAAGCCGAGAGCTCAGGCAGCCACTAGCTTCATCCCCTTTACAGCTCCTCACAGCATGGCCAGGAGACGGAGAAGGCAGTAGGAGAGCTTGAGGATTTCCTGTCCATGCTGTGCCAACAATCCTGGTACCCCAGCAGTCCCTTAGGAAGGAGCAGCGCTGCCTTCCCGCACGCCCCACCTCATCCCCTCCTcaggcacagccaggcagctcctctcGCCATCAGCCAGCCAGCGGCACGGGTTACCACGCTGGGATTTTCCGCGGCCAAGCCGTGCATTTAGCTCTCCCGCAGGCCAGCCGAGCCCTCCGGCTTGAGATGCTCGCCTGCTGGGTTCTCTccaaggctgcagcaaagccatcTTGATGCAGCCAGGGTGGGGAACAAGAAATACAGCAGGCAGGGGGTCCTGCTTCCCAGGGCCCCACAGAGAGGTGAAGTCTTCCCCAGGTCCCCAGCCCCCACACAGCCGAGCCACTCAGGCACGAGTGAGGTTTGTTTAACCTTCAGCCGCGGCCCTAATGCACGGCGTGGCTCCCATCCACCCCGCCGCTCCCAGCCTCTCTGACCACAAAACCTCACCTACTGCAAGCACTTTCCTGGCCACAAGCCTTCAACCTCCCTCTCTGATTGATGGGGCCAGAGCAGCCTCCAGCCAGCCGCTCTCCAACTTCCATGGGGCTCCTGTACCTCATCAGGCAGCATCTGCAAAGGATGCATCCCTTTGGCTCCGAGTTAGCTCGattgtggctgtgctgggagaggaccAGCAGTGATTCTTGCCAGGCACTGGGctcagccagggctgtgcccgAGAAATCAGCTGTTTGCTTGGTGCAGCACAGACCCACACACAAGTAATTGCCAGCAGGACCCTGGGCCAGCAGTGGGAatccaggcagctggcagctctcctcTCGCCCCCTGTATGGCAAGGGGCAGAAcagtcagcagagagctggtgcATGGGCAGGCACAGGATCAAAACCCCTCCCTGGGTAACTGCTGGTCCAGAGCTCGGTGTTCCTCCTGTGCATTAAGATACCATCTCTGGcgggcagagccagcaggatGAGACAGTTTCCTGGCTTGTCCTGGTGAGAGCAGAACTCGGAGACATACTGACGCAGCCAAGCCCATCTAAGCATCGCTCCAGCTCCAAGGCTTCTcggccccccagccccctcctggCTTCCTGTAGCAGCAGGGCATAACCAGCTTCAAGCAACGttcagcccagggctgtgggtATGAACAAAGAGGGCAGGAAGAAGGGATGCTCAGAATCTCCCTGAGGGCCACAGCATGGGCACTCCGCACCAGCAAGTGCACATCAAACTGGTGGGAGAGCTCTGCCCACCCATATGCCAGGACCTGTCCCtcaccatcacctccctggctgcTTCAGGGCCTTCCAGTCCACTGGCAGGAGTGACAAGCACCACCAACCCACTACAGCCAAGAGTGGCACCATGCACACGCTCCAGGCTCTGTGTTTGATTGCAACAGTGCAGTGGCAGGTTTTCCATTACCTCTCACCTAGGCATTCCTGCTCCACCTTTCCTCGCctttccttcccagtcccatcactGCACCTCTCCTCATCCACATGCGCCTGCCAGGGGAAGGATAGAAACACAAGGAGCTTTGCCTGAGACCGATCTACAAACTGAAACATGGGCGCAGAGTTCCACAAACCAG
This window harbors:
- the CRIP2 gene encoding cysteine-rich protein 2 — encoded protein: MASKCPKCDKTVYFAEKVSSLGKDWHKFCLKCERCNKTLTPGGHAEHDGKPFCHKPCYATLFGPKGVNIGGAGSYIYDKPQIEGQTAPGPIEHPVKVEERKVNAAPPKGPSKASSVTTFTGEPNMCPRCGKRVYFAEKVTSLGKDWHRPCLRCERCSKTLTPGGHAEHDGQPYCHKPCYGILFGPKGVNTGAVGSYIYDKDPEVKNQP